In Paenibacillus stellifer, the DNA window GAATCAAGCCCAGCATCAGTGATACGAAGCCGACGAAGGCAAGAAACGAAACCAAAACGAGAAACCGGACCTTGCCCAGCGAGTTGAAATGAAGCAGTGCATTACGCAGCAGCGACGCCGCCCATTTCAGCATTCTCGTCTTGTAGCGGCGAATTGCATAGACGGCCGCTGCCAGAAGCACCGAGCCAAGGCCGAAGATCAGCATATACCGGTTCACAGTGGAATGATAGACTTCCCATTTGGGGCCGAGCACTTTGCCAAGCGTGATAAACAGCCCTGTCCAGAACAGAGCCCCCGAATACGCATAGCCCGCGAAGCGGCGGAAGGGCATCTGCGTAACCCCGCAGAAATACCCTGTAATATGGCGGACGCCCGGTATGAAGTACGCGATAAAGAGCAGTTTATTCCCGTATCTGGCGAACCAGCGGGTCATGGACTCCATCTGGGCTCTCCGAGATGAACCTTGTGCCCATGCTTTAATACGAACGGCTTCCCGAGTCGGTAACCGATCCAGTAGGACAGGGTTATACCCGCCGAAACGCCCAGCGAAGCGACGGCTATGCTCATGCCCATATTCAACTTGCCTTCATAGACGAACAATCCGGCATAGCTCATCATCATTTCTCCCGGTAAAGGCAATGCCAGCATTTCCAGAAACAATGCCGTAAAGAGAATGCCATAACCATAATGCTGCAGAAGCATTGTTAAATGGAGCATTATGCACGCCTCCCTTCTTCTCATTATGAATCAATTGCGACTAAATGATTACCTAATTCGGGCTTGTCATGCA includes these proteins:
- a CDS encoding DedA family protein translates to MLHLTMLLQHYGYGILFTALFLEMLALPLPGEMMMSYAGLFVYEGKLNMGMSIAVASLGVSAGITLSYWIGYRLGKPFVLKHGHKVHLGEPRWSP